One part of the Glycine soja cultivar W05 chromosome 11, ASM419377v2, whole genome shotgun sequence genome encodes these proteins:
- the LOC114373862 gene encoding 40S ribosomal protein S15a-1: MVRVSVLNDALKSMYNAEKRGKRQVMIRPSSKVIIKFLLVMQKHGYIGEFEYVDDHRAGKIVVELNGRLNKCGVISPRFDVGVKEIEGWTARLLPSRQFGYIVLTTSAGIMDHEEARRKNVGGKVLGFFY; this comes from the exons ATGGTGAGGGTTAGTGTGTTGAATGATGCTCTGAAGAGCATGTACAACGCCGAGAAGCGCGGGAAGCGCCAGGTCATGATTAGGCCATCCTCCAAGGTCATCATAAAATTCCTATTGGTCATGCAGAAGCACG GGTACATTGGTGAGTTCGAGTATGTTGATGACCACAGGGCTGGGAAAATCGTGGTTGAATTGAATGGGCGGCTGAATAAGTGTGGGGTTATTAGCCCTCGCTTTGATGTTGGTGTCAAAGAGATTGAAGGTTGGACTGCAAGACTACTACCCTCAAGACAG TTTGGGTATATTGTCTTGACAACCTCTGCTGGTATCATGGATCATGAAGAGGCTAGGAGAAAGAATGTTGGTGGTAAAGTGTTGGGTTTCTTCTACTAG